A stretch of Halalkalicoccus jeotgali B3 DNA encodes these proteins:
- a CDS encoding helix-turn-helix transcriptional regulator, producing MPTASPLQHQRELDELPLYLPEQNAVLVGRIIDDESEMAGMAAYYVHWRGGVYIGNYNEADNAFTSHYSTKLEERMMSHQVKAFDDMEVEKELSSIGEALLDAYDFAETQAMADKQAHVFALQSMNGFTRSQTANILNVSPSTVDSQRASATKKADAAVAFTATYTEKKENPDNEDLLKH from the coding sequence ATGCCCACTGCCAGTCCCCTTCAACACCAGCGAGAATTGGATGAGCTTCCGCTATACTTGCCTGAGCAAAATGCGGTGCTTGTCGGTCGCATTATCGATGATGAGTCAGAGATGGCAGGAATGGCAGCGTACTACGTCCACTGGCGAGGCGGTGTTTACATCGGGAACTACAATGAGGCGGACAATGCATTCACGTCTCACTATTCGACCAAGCTTGAAGAGCGAATGATGTCTCACCAGGTCAAAGCATTCGATGATATGGAGGTTGAAAAGGAGCTGTCCAGTATTGGGGAGGCATTATTGGACGCGTACGATTTCGCGGAAACCCAAGCAATGGCGGATAAACAAGCACACGTATTTGCGCTTCAGTCAATGAACGGGTTCACTCGTAGTCAAACTGCTAATATTCTAAATGTCAGTCCCAGTACGGTTGACTCTCAGCGTGCCAGTGCGACAAAAAAAGCCGATGCAGCTGTAGCATTCACTGCAACCTATACCGAAAAGAAAGAGAATCCCGATAACGAAGACCTCTTGAAACATTAA